The following proteins are co-located in the Nitrospinota bacterium genome:
- a CDS encoding Mrp/NBP35 family ATP-binding protein — MCEFNNETDCKADKNEHNRWLVNKRMNEIKHKIIVGSNKGGVGKSTVTTNLAIALAEKGFSVGLADADLHGPNIPKLLRAENVRLKATDVGIDPYETKNGLKVASLGFLIEDPNMHIAWRDAVKYDFIIELLGNINWGPLDYILFDLPPGTGNEQITIIDFIGEVDGAVVVTTPQDLAILDARKMISFARDSNVPIVGVIENMSTMSCPHCNEKIDVFKKGGGKKLAEELVLPYLGSIPLDGNIVANSDSGDPVVLSHPDSDATKAFLELAGNVHKFLNPE, encoded by the coding sequence ATGTGTGAGTTTAATAATGAGACCGACTGCAAAGCTGACAAAAATGAGCATAACCGCTGGTTAGTTAACAAGCGGATGAATGAGATAAAGCACAAGATTATTGTTGGCAGTAATAAAGGAGGAGTCGGGAAAAGTACTGTAACCACCAACCTCGCTATTGCTCTGGCCGAAAAAGGCTTTTCTGTTGGGTTGGCAGACGCCGACCTTCATGGACCTAATATCCCAAAATTATTGCGTGCTGAAAATGTCAGATTGAAAGCCACAGATGTAGGCATTGATCCTTACGAAACTAAAAATGGACTGAAAGTGGCTTCGTTGGGGTTTCTAATAGAAGACCCCAATATGCATATAGCCTGGAGAGATGCTGTCAAATATGACTTTATTATTGAGTTGCTGGGGAATATAAACTGGGGGCCATTGGATTATATTCTGTTTGACCTTCCTCCCGGAACCGGGAACGAACAAATCACTATTATCGACTTTATCGGTGAGGTGGATGGAGCTGTAGTGGTCACAACTCCTCAGGATCTGGCAATTCTGGATGCTCGAAAAATGATTTCTTTTGCCCGCGACAGTAATGTTCCCATTGTGGGGGTAATTGAAAATATGAGCACGATGTCCTGCCCGCATTGTAATGAAAAAATTGATGTGTTCAAAAAGGGCGGTGGAAAAAAATTGGCAGAAGAACTGGTTTTACCCTATCTTGGTAGTATTCCGTTAGATGGAAATATTGTTGCTAATTCTGATAGTGGAGACCCTGTTGTTTTATCTCACCCGGATTCTGATGCCACAAAAGCCTTTTTGGAACTCGCTGGTAATGTCCACAAGTTTCTCAACCCCGAGTAG
- a CDS encoding thioredoxin domain-containing protein has protein sequence MFKKILIVSFLFFLAGTNQIYADTEGKPFFSNNPIAAEVDGEPIYLDDLKHIRIQEALKQLHEMQTRALKEKILDKLAEKHPDSFTKQPPKVTPAEIKQFYDSNPGIKEIGNLAQVSGEIRDYLEKSFHQVHVERQYQNAVQQGWVKVYLKPPNDFHLVAGVGTAMMWANENDSSTRRVFVLEYSDFQCPFCKRVQNTLAKVREKYSSEVQFGYRHFPLPFHKEAHGLAQAVECARDQNKFWELQSLFYRKITNPADNNEILGLVRLAGIENMKEFERCWKNEKYAERVKKDIRDGVDLGIQGTPTFILGTYDPDSRTISGEMFSGAVSEEKFVHVIEKYLASSRTEAKLNK, from the coding sequence ATGTTTAAGAAGATACTCATAGTTTCCTTTTTATTTTTTCTTGCTGGTACTAACCAGATCTATGCCGATACAGAAGGGAAACCTTTTTTTTCAAATAATCCGATAGCGGCAGAAGTTGATGGAGAGCCTATCTATCTGGATGACCTCAAGCACATCCGTATACAGGAAGCCCTCAAACAACTGCATGAAATGCAGACCCGTGCCTTAAAAGAAAAGATCCTCGATAAACTTGCAGAAAAGCACCCTGATTCATTTACTAAACAACCCCCAAAGGTTACGCCTGCTGAAATAAAACAGTTTTACGACAGCAATCCTGGTATCAAAGAGATTGGCAACCTCGCCCAGGTAAGTGGTGAAATTCGGGATTATCTGGAAAAAAGCTTCCACCAGGTTCATGTCGAGCGGCAATATCAGAATGCCGTTCAACAAGGGTGGGTTAAAGTTTATTTAAAACCCCCTAATGATTTTCATTTGGTTGCAGGGGTGGGCACTGCCATGATGTGGGCGAACGAAAATGATTCTTCTACCAGACGGGTATTTGTCCTGGAGTATTCTGATTTTCAATGTCCGTTTTGCAAAAGGGTGCAAAATACTTTGGCAAAAGTAAGGGAAAAATATTCCAGCGAAGTTCAATTCGGGTACCGTCATTTTCCACTTCCCTTTCATAAGGAAGCGCATGGATTGGCGCAAGCAGTTGAATGTGCCAGGGACCAAAATAAATTCTGGGAACTTCAGAGCCTTTTCTATAGAAAAATCACAAATCCTGCGGACAACAATGAAATTTTAGGCCTGGTCAGGCTTGCAGGAATTGAAAATATGAAGGAATTCGAACGGTGCTGGAAAAATGAAAAATATGCGGAGCGTGTTAAGAAAGACATCCGCGACGGGGTTGACCTTGGAATACAAGGAACTCCAACTTTTATTCTGGGTACCTACGACCCTGATTCCAGGACAATTTCTGGGGAAATGTTTTCTGGCGCTGTATCTGAAGAGAAATTTGTTCACGTTATAGAAAAATATCTTGCCTCTTCCCGAACCGAAGCAAAATTAAACAAGTAA
- a CDS encoding CBS domain-containing protein has protein sequence MQIITTHLNADFDCLASMMAAKKLYPDAHLVLPGSAESLVEEFLKEDRPRLEFTRIKDIPLNQVKLLVIVDTHMPERIGVFADLMHSPEVEVHVYDHHSDPKHEVNVNQAVIKKRGATTTILHEILLAKDIPLTPEECTLMTLGIYQDTHSLVTVSTTPEDLIAAGELVKRGAELSRVSSFMRQKLNSEQLEIFNELVSSLETHMINGIEVALVFASSDHFVRDLAYVVQNVVDMENLAAVFALVRLDKRIYLIARSSIAELNVAELAQVFGGGGHGSAASATIKELTLQQVKEKLLGELERLVQPLSRVGDIMHSPAISVDMKDTIESVEKKLTQYNLNTLPVLKAGQPVGLITRQIVEKAIYHDMDKDITENLMISRFAVASPDDYFKSLIPIVIEEKQKLIPVVDADNRLIGVISRGDLLRVLHNDMLQQEDSSKVMFLGKSGAPKNLKSLVKERLDKDVFKHLEGIAKIGDRLNFSVYAVGGFVRDLFLNIPNQDIDIVVEGDGIHFASCLAKEQGGRVKSHEKFGTSVVIFPDGYRIDVATARMEYYEHPGALPTVEKSSIKSDLFRRDFTINSMAVKLTGSNAFCLIDFFNGERDLRSREIHVLHSLSFIEDPCRLFRAIRFEQRFGFSMGKQAEAFMGNTIKKRLVDSLSGMRLFNEIKLLLNEKKPMDCVRRMREFDLLQFVSPEMLKSSCDLEVLERLESVFPWADRVIFPKKPEVWYVYFLGLFYSLDEDAFLKAADRLHLPARMKNSLRDDRIRCRESMQKLESIKEWGPKEIYHTFSSLSVEAVIFLMALSSTDRFNQYANIYFTQYQGKAELSLTGDDLVEMGMEPGPVFQSVLNELREARVMGEVNSREEEVALVEERFLKS, from the coding sequence GTGCAAATCATAACAACACATTTGAATGCGGATTTTGATTGTCTGGCTTCTATGATGGCGGCAAAAAAACTGTATCCTGATGCGCATCTCGTCCTTCCCGGTTCAGCTGAAAGTCTGGTTGAAGAATTTCTGAAGGAAGATCGCCCTCGTCTTGAATTCACAAGAATTAAGGACATCCCTTTGAATCAGGTGAAACTATTGGTGATTGTCGACACGCATATGCCTGAGAGAATAGGTGTTTTTGCTGATTTAATGCATAGCCCGGAAGTAGAGGTCCATGTTTATGATCACCACTCAGACCCAAAGCATGAAGTGAATGTCAATCAGGCAGTTATAAAAAAAAGAGGAGCAACCACTACTATTTTGCATGAAATTTTGCTTGCTAAAGATATACCTCTGACACCGGAAGAATGTACCCTGATGACTCTGGGTATTTATCAGGATACTCATTCACTGGTTACAGTTTCGACCACACCAGAAGATTTGATTGCTGCCGGAGAACTGGTTAAACGCGGCGCGGAATTGAGCCGGGTTTCCAGTTTTATGCGGCAAAAACTAAATTCTGAACAACTTGAAATTTTCAATGAACTGGTGTCCAGCCTGGAAACGCACATGATCAATGGAATAGAGGTTGCCCTCGTTTTCGCTTCTTCGGATCATTTTGTCAGGGACCTGGCATATGTGGTCCAGAATGTTGTCGACATGGAAAATCTGGCAGCGGTTTTTGCTCTGGTTCGACTGGATAAAAGAATCTATTTGATAGCGCGAAGCAGTATTGCAGAATTAAATGTTGCTGAGCTGGCACAGGTCTTCGGAGGGGGTGGGCATGGGAGCGCTGCATCGGCCACTATCAAAGAACTCACTCTTCAACAAGTGAAAGAAAAGTTGCTTGGCGAACTTGAACGCCTTGTTCAGCCCTTGAGCCGTGTAGGAGACATCATGCATTCGCCGGCAATTTCTGTGGATATGAAAGATACCATTGAGAGTGTTGAGAAAAAATTGACCCAGTATAACTTGAACACGCTTCCAGTTTTGAAGGCTGGGCAGCCGGTAGGGTTGATCACCCGTCAGATAGTAGAAAAAGCTATCTATCATGACATGGATAAGGATATTACCGAGAACTTGATGATAAGCCGTTTTGCGGTTGCATCTCCTGATGATTATTTCAAGTCACTGATTCCTATAGTGATTGAAGAGAAACAGAAGCTCATACCCGTCGTCGATGCTGATAATCGTTTGATAGGCGTTATCAGCCGGGGAGACCTTCTCCGCGTTTTGCATAATGACATGCTGCAACAGGAGGACTCTTCAAAGGTTATGTTTCTGGGTAAGTCTGGGGCTCCTAAAAACCTCAAGAGCCTGGTCAAGGAGAGGTTGGATAAGGATGTGTTCAAGCACCTTGAAGGCATTGCCAAAATTGGTGATCGTTTGAATTTTTCTGTTTATGCGGTTGGGGGTTTTGTCCGGGACCTGTTTTTAAACATTCCTAATCAGGACATTGACATTGTCGTAGAGGGTGACGGAATTCACTTTGCCTCCTGCCTTGCTAAAGAACAGGGAGGCAGGGTAAAGTCTCACGAAAAATTCGGGACATCGGTAGTGATTTTTCCTGATGGTTATCGAATAGATGTAGCCACCGCGCGCATGGAATATTATGAGCATCCCGGAGCTTTGCCCACAGTTGAAAAAAGCTCTATAAAGTCTGACCTTTTTCGGCGCGACTTCACTATAAACAGTATGGCTGTGAAATTGACCGGCTCTAATGCTTTTTGCCTGATTGACTTTTTTAATGGGGAAAGGGATTTGCGAAGCAGGGAAATTCATGTCCTCCACAGTTTAAGTTTTATTGAAGACCCTTGCAGACTTTTCAGGGCAATAAGGTTTGAACAGAGGTTTGGTTTTTCGATGGGCAAGCAGGCAGAGGCGTTTATGGGGAACACCATCAAAAAGAGGCTGGTCGATTCTTTAAGTGGAATGCGTTTGTTTAATGAGATCAAACTCTTGCTCAATGAAAAAAAGCCTATGGATTGCGTGCGTAGAATGAGGGAATTTGATCTGTTGCAGTTTGTATCTCCTGAAATGTTGAAATCGTCGTGTGACCTGGAAGTTCTGGAGAGACTTGAGTCGGTATTCCCCTGGGCAGACAGGGTTATCTTTCCAAAAAAACCAGAAGTATGGTATGTCTATTTTTTGGGGCTGTTCTATTCCCTGGATGAAGACGCGTTTTTGAAAGCGGCAGATCGTTTGCATTTACCTGCCCGTATGAAAAACTCGCTTCGCGATGACAGGATCCGCTGCCGTGAAAGTATGCAAAAACTGGAGTCTATAAAAGAGTGGGGACCGAAAGAGATATACCATACCTTTTCCAGTCTTTCCGTTGAAGCGGTCATTTTTTTGATGGCCTTGTCTTCTACAGACCGATTTAACCAGTACGCGAATATTTATTTCACACAATACCAGGGTAAGGCAGAACTATCGCTGACTGGGGATGACCTTGTGGAAATGGGCATGGAGCCCGGACCTGTTTTCCAATCGGTGCTCAATGAACTTCGGGAAGCTCGAGTGATGGGTGAGGTCAATTCCCGTGAAGAAGA